One segment of Prionailurus bengalensis isolate Pbe53 chromosome D4, Fcat_Pben_1.1_paternal_pri, whole genome shotgun sequence DNA contains the following:
- the LOC122474390 gene encoding interferon omega-1-like, producing the protein MALLRPLLTALALLACRPGGSLGCALPGSHAQVSRDNLVLLGQMRRLSPFLCLRARKDFRFPREMLEGGQLREAQAAAAVLRELLQQTFNLLHTERSSAAWSPAPLHGLRSGLHRQLEALDACLLQATGEGERAPGMHGPALAIKRYFQDIRVYLEDEGYSDCAWEIVRLEIMRALSSSATLQDSLAIKDGDLGSP; encoded by the coding sequence ATGGCTCTCCTGCGCCCTCTGCTGACCGCCCTGGCGCTGCTCGCCTGCCGCCCTGGAGGCTCTCTGGGCTGTGCCCTGCCTGGGAGCCACGCGCAGGTTAGCAGGGACAACTTGGTGCTCCTGGGCCAGATGCGGAGACTGTCCCCTTTCTTGTGCCTGCGGGCCAGAAAAGACTTCCGCTTCCCCCGGGAGATGCTGGAGGGCGGCCAGCTCCGGGAGGCccaggccgccgccgccgtccTGCGGGAGCTGCTCCAGCAGACCTTCAACCTGTTGCACACGGAGCGCTCCTCGGCGGCCTGGAGCCCCGCGCCGCTGCACGGACTCCGCTCTGGCCTCCACCGGCAGCTGGAAGCCCTGGACGCCTGCTTGCTGCAGGCCACGGGCGAGGGAGAGCGCGCCCCGGGGATGCACGGCCCTGCCCTGGCCATCAAGAGGTACTTCCAGGACATCCGCGTCTACCTGGAGGACGAGGGATACAGTGACTGCGCCTGGGAAATTGTCAGGCTGGAAATCATGAGAGCCTTGTCCTCCTCGGCGACCTTGCAAGACAGCTTAGCCATCAAGGATGGAGACCTGGGGTCACCTTGA
- the LOC122474391 gene encoding interferon omega-1-like translates to MALLRPLLTALALLACRPGGSLGCGLPGSHAQVSRDNLVLLGQMRRLSPFLCLRARKDFRFPREMLEGGQLREAQAAAVLRELLQQTFNLLHTERSSAAWSPAPLHGLRSGLHRQLEALDACLVNPQERVGVGEGRKAKFDPKFDLGPGSWPAGRELPCEGFVLPLSVLGSPVSLHVQHLAHHRHGGIHSGPPAIHQDTETSQPTWF, encoded by the coding sequence ATGGCTCTCCTGCGCCCTCTGCTGACCGCCCTGGCGCTGCTCGCCTGCCGCCCTGGAGGCTCTCTGGGCTGTGGCCTGCCTGGGAGCCACGCGCAGGTTAGCAGGGACAACTTGGTGCTCCTGGGCCAGATGCGGAGACTGTCCCCTTTCTTGTGCCTGCGGGCCAGAAAAGACTTCCGCTTCCCCCGGGAGATGCTGGAGGGCGGCCAGCTCCGGGAGGCCCAGGCCGCCGCCGTCCTGCGGGAGCTGCTCCAGCAGACCTTCAACCTGTTGCACACGGAGCGCTCCTCGGCGGCCTGGAGCCCCGCGCCGCTGCACGGACTCCGCTCTGGCCTCCACCGGCAGCTGGAAGCCCTGGACGCCTGCTTGGTGAATCCTCAGGAAAGGGtaggagtgggggaaggaagaaaagccaagTTTGATCCCAAGTTTGATCTTGGCCCTGGATCATGGCCAGCAGGGCGCGAACTTCCCTGTGAGGGTTTTGTTCTCCCACTCAGTGTACTGGGTTCCCCTGTGTCCCTTCATGTTCAGCACTTAGCTCATCATCGCCATGGGGGCATTCACTCGGGTCCCCCAGCTATTCATCAGGACACAGAAACAAGCCAGCCTACAtggttttaa